The following proteins come from a genomic window of Gossypium raimondii isolate GPD5lz chromosome 5, ASM2569854v1, whole genome shotgun sequence:
- the LOC105769541 gene encoding membrane protein PM19L yields the protein MANDQMKPVAGLLLFLNFCMYVIVLGIGGWAVNKAIDHGFIIGPAFELPAHFSPIYFPMGNAATGFFVTFAMLAGVVGVASAIAGINHIRSWHASSLPSAASVAGVAWTLTLLAMGFACKQIDLEIRNARLRTMEAFIIILTVTQLFYIAAIHGGA from the exons ATGGCCAATGATCAAATGAAACCCGTGGCTGGTCTGCTTTTGTTCCTTAATTTCTGCATGTATGTCATTGTTTTGGGGATTGGTGGATGGGCCGTCAATAAAGCCATCGATCATGGTTTTATCATTG GACCTGCCTTTGAACTTCCCGCGCATTTCTCACCCATTTACTTCCCCATGGGAAATGCTGCCACTGGATTCTTCGTGACATTTGCTATGCTAGCCGGAGTTGTCGGTGTAGCATCTGCCATTGCCGGCATTAACCATATCCGTTCATGGCATGCCAGTAGCTTACCGTCAGCAGCTTCGGTTGCAGGCGTTGCTTGGACCCTTACTCTACTTGCCATGGG ATTTGCCTGCAAACAGATTGACCTTGAAATCAGGAATGCTCGTCTG AGAACAATGGAAGCATTTATAATCATTCTTACAGTTACACAGCTTTTTTACATAGCAGCGATTCACGGTGGCGCTTAA